The genomic stretch ACACCACAAGTACCATACATAGTCTACGGCAAAGGGTCTGTCCTCGTTGTCTTCCTCAGCGAAGAAGGCGGTACGGATCAAGTGCCCTACCTTTTCCAGCAAGGCTTTTCCTTTGTACATTTTTCCGGCTATGGACACATCTTTCAGCGTACCGTCGGCATTCAGGGGTATGGAGGCGTGGAACAGCAGATTTGAGTTGCTCACCGTGTACATACATCCGTAACGGAACAGGCAGCGGATATGTTTTTTCAATTTCTCACTGCTGACAAACGAACGATGGAGTTTGTTCATAATCTCCCGTTCTTCGTCTGTCAGCTTATAAGGATCGGCAGGATTTACCGTAGGAAGAAAGCTGTCTTTCAGTTCATATTCTTTTCCATTGGGCATTGTGATAGTCTTACGCTCAAAATCTATACGGTGTAGCAGCATACGGTCGTCCATCTCGAAATCGGGGCGGCGCCTGATAATCTCTGCTTCCAGCTTGAACTGGATAACACTGATTGCTTTGTGCATCTGGCCTATCATGCGCAGTGTCTTGGCATTGTAAGTACAGTCTTCTTTCTCTACTTTCGGTCCGAATAGGGTGCAGGGATCGTCTGCGTATGTTTCCATGGCAAAGGTGGCCAAGGGCAGAAGGTTGATGCCATATCCATCCTCCAAGGCGGCAAGGTTGCCATAACGCATGGCCAGGCGTAGCACGTTTGCCATACAGCAGTCGTTGCCGGCTGCGGCTCCCATCCATAAAATGTCATGGTTTCCCCATTGTACATCGAAATTATGATAATCGCATAATATGTCCATAATGCGGTGGGGGGCGGGACCACGGTCGAATATATCACCCAGCACATGCAGTGTGTCTATGGTGAGCCGTTGGATGAGGTTGCATAAGGCAATGATAAAGTCATCGGCGCGGCGGGTAGAAATGATGGTGCTGATGATGACGTTAATATACGCCTGCTTGTTGGGAACCATTGAGTTTTCGTGCAACAATTCCTGAATGATATACGAGAATTCTTTGGGAAGTGATTTCCGCACTTTGGAACGGGTGTATTTGGAGGATACATTCTGGCATACACGTACCAACTGGTTCAACGTGATGACATACCAGTCGTCTAGGTCCGTTTCCACTGCTTTTACCAGATCCAGTTTTTGTTCCGGATAATAAATCAGCGTACATAGTTCTTTTTTTTCGTTCTCGCGCAGGGTATTCCCGAATATTTCATTTACTTTTCTTTTGATGGCCCCGGAAGCATTCCGCAATACATGCTGGAATGCCTCGTACTCTCCGTGCAGGTCGGCAAGGAAATGTTCTGTACCTTTAGGCAGATTCAGAATAGCTTCCAGGTTGATTATTTCCGTACTGGCATCGGCTATAGTGGGGAAACTATGCGACAGCAGTTGCAGGTATCGCATATCTTTCTGTATGGTTTCCGGGGTGATTGAATTATAAGCGTTCATGGCTGGAAATTATATAAAAAACATGAGTATTAATTGGGCTATAATGACCCGGCTGAACATGGACAGCGGATATACGGTGGCATAACTCACCGCCGGATTATCACCGGGTAACGTGTCATTGGCATAGTTCAATGCCATAGGGTTTGCCATGCTTCCACACAGCATACCACAGGTGCTTCCGAAGTCGAGGCGGGTCATGCGGAGGGCCACTAATGCCATGATGACTACCGGGATAAAGGTGATGGCGAAGCCTATAGCTATCCAGATGGCTCCTTCGGGGCGCATCACTGTCTCGAAGAAATGTGCACCTGCATCTAGTCCCAGGCAAGCCAGATAGAGGGATAACCCGATACCGCGCAGCATCAGGTTGGCACTCCGGGTGGTATAAGTGATGAGGTGGAAACGGGGACCAAAGCATCCGATAAGAATTCCTACTACGATAGGTCCGCCTGCCAGGCCTAATTTAACGGGAGTGCTGATGCCGGGGATGGCGATAGGGATGGAGCCTAGTATCAATCCCAGTACAATACCTATAAAAATGGCGGCAAGATTAGGATCCTTCAGCGTTTTAACCGCATTGCCTAATACTTTTTCCACATTCTCTATGGCTTTGGCTTCTCCCACCACGGTCAGCCGGTCGCCCAGTTGGAGGATCAGCCCCGGTGTGGCAAGTAGTTGTACCCCGCTGCGCATCACACGGCTGATGTTGATGCCATAGCTGTTGCGCAGACGTAAAGAGCCTAGTTTTTTCCCGTTTATTTCGGGGCGGCTGATAACGATATGTTTGGAAATCAATTGGCTGTCTATGGCATTCCAGTCGATGTCTTCTTTATTCCAATCCTGGCTTTCCTGTTCGCCGAAAAGAATCGTGAGCGAGGGAGCGTCCTTTTCGGTGGTGATAACCAGCAGACGGTCATTCTCTTTCAGGATTTTTTCTGAAGTGGGGATACTTACCGTGCCTTCCCGCCATAAACGGGAGATAACAAATTTAGGATAGCTTAATAAAGCTACTTCTTTTATGCTTTTATTGAAAATGGCGGGATTGTGCACTTTGAAGGTGGCTATGAATGTCTGATTGGTGTCCTCGTGTTCGTGAATGTCGATATCTGAGGGACGAACAAATAATTTGCGTACCAGCAACATGGCCAGAATAACACCTACCACTCCCAGCGGATAGGTTACGGCGCAACTTAACGCTGCGCCACTGGCGGGTTCCCCCATTTGTTTTAAAGTCTGTTGGGCGGCCCCCAAAGCGGGAGTATTGGTGGTGGCTCCACAAAGGATGCCTACCATATCGCTCATCGGTATGTCTCCCAGTTTGCTGAAAAGCACCGTCATGACCGTACCTGTCAGAATAACGCCCATGCCCAGCATATTGAGCTGTACACCGCCTTTACGGAATGAACTGAAAAAGCCGGGACCTACCTGCAATCCTAGTTCGTATACAAAAAGCACAAGACCGAAACTCTCGGCGTAATTCAGCATATTCGAGTCGATTGAGAATCCCAAGTGTCCGGCCAGAATACCGGCAAAAAAGACGAAGGTAACTCCCAATGAAATGCCAAACAGGTGGATCTTACCTAAACCGAGCCCCACAGCAATGATAATCGAGAGGATTACAACCGCCTGTAAAGGCGTGTGTTCAAAAAATAAGCTATTTAACCATTCCATATTGCAAAGATAGTACATTTTTAAGTTCTGCAAGCGATAAATAGGTATTTATGGATGGAACATGACTCATCTCGTTCTATAAATGATTCTTTTCCTCCAGCCACGCATCAATCAATTTTCTTGCCAGACTCAGCTTTTTGGGTATCTCCGGCAAATTGTCTTTGGTATAGAAAGCGCCGGCATTCAGTTCTTCTTGTTGTAATTTGATGTTTCCGCTTTCATAATCGGCGGTGAAGCCTATCATGATTCCGCTGGGATAAGGCCACGGCTGGCTGCCGAAATATTTCAGGTTTTTGATATGGAGTCCTGTTTCTTCCAGTACCTCGCGGTACACACACTCCTCCAAAGTCTCGCCCGGTTCAAGAAAGCCGGCTACCAAACCGTTGAAAGTTCCCCGGAAGTTGCGGGCGTGGACCAGCAGTATGCTGTCTCCCCGGCGTATCAATACAATGATGGCAGGAGAGATGCGCGGATAAATTTCCTGACGACATTGGGGGCATTTTTTAGCAATTGGAGAAATCTGTACGGTAGGCACGCCGCACATGGGGCAATAGCGGCTGTTCTTGTCCCAATTCAGTATCTGGAAGGCTTTGCCACCCACATTGTACTCTTCCCAAGGCAATACGTCGTATGAACTCCGGAGATCCATCATCAGGTGGCGGTCATTTTCGCAGCCGGGCACCGGGGCGTGTACGGAGAAAGTTTTGGCAGTGTGTCCCTCTATCTCTCCGATGGTGTGGATAGTGCTTCCCACCGGAACAGGCATGGGAGGCTCTGTTCCGAAAGGTATGGTGTACATTCCGTTCTTTTTCTCTATCAGCAGCTGATCCTTATAAAAAACGAACCACCCGCAGGTTTCTATATCTTCTTCCATATTCTTTTTTACCTTGTTGCAATTATTGATTCAATCCTTTCATAGTGAGCTGGATGCGCTTGCGCTCTAGGTCTATGCTCATCACTTTCACCCGTACATGCTGATGGATGCTGACTACGGTGGTGGGGTCGCTCACAAATTTGTCGGCCAGTTGTGATACGTGCACCAGACCCTTCTCTTTGATTCCTATATCTACAAAGCAACCGAAGTTGGTAATATTGTTCACAATGCCGGGCAGTTCCATTCCTTCAGTCAAATCCTCTATGGTCTTTACATTCTTGTCAAATTCAAAAACTTGGATTTGTTGCCGTGGGTCGCGTCCCGGCTTGTCCAATTCCTGTATGATGTCTGTCAGGGTGGGAAGCCCCACTGTCGGGGTGACATACTTCTTGATATCAATCCGGCTGCGTAGTTCTTTGCTCTTTATCAGTTCGTCCACGGTGCAGCTCAGGTCTTTGGCTATCTGCTCCACTATGGGATAGCTTTCGGGATGCACGGCCGAGTTGTCCAGCGGATTCTTCGCTTGTGGGATACGCAGGAACCCTGCGCATTGTTCAAACGCTTTCGCTCCCATCCGGGGTACTTTTAATAACTCCTTGCGTGAACTGAAAGGCCCGTTCTCGGTGCGGTAATCCACAATGTTTTGAGCCAAGGCAGGACCTAGCCCCGATATATAAGTCAGCAGATGACGGCTGGCGGTATTGAGGTTCACACCTACCAGGTTCACACAACTTTCCACCGTCTGGTCCAATGATTTCTTCAATAAAGTCTGGTCCACATCATGCTGGTATTGTCCCACTCCGATAGATTTGGCGTCTATTTTCACCAGTTCGGCCAGCGGATCCATCAACCGGCGGCCTATGGATACGGCTCCACGCACGGTCACGTCGTATTCAGGGAACTCGTCTCGGGCGGTTTTCGAGGCCGAGTAAATGGATGCCCCATCCTCGCTTACTACAAATACTTGCAATTCACGGTCATAGCGTTGTGAAGTGATGAATTGTTCTGTCTCACGGCTGGCGGTGCCATTACCTATGGCGATTGCCTCTATCTGATATTGTTCTACCAATTTCACGATGCTGCGGGCTGCCTGTGAGTATTCACTCTTGGGCGGATGCGGATAAATGGTTTCATTGTGCAGCAAAGAGCCTTGGGCATCCAGACAGACTATTTTACATCCGGTACGGTAGCCGGGATCAACTCCCATGACCCGTTTCTGTCCTAAAGGGGGAGCCAACAGAAGCTGTCTCAGGTTTCCGGCGAAGACGCGGATTGCCTCCTCGTCGGCTTTCTCCTTGCTCAAGGCTGAAAATTCGGTTTCGATGGAAGGCTTCAGAAGCCGCTTGTACGCATCACGTACTGCCTCGCCTACCTGGCGGCTGCATTCATTGTTGCCACGGACATACATTTGTTCCAGCCGTCCGGCGCACTCTTCGTCATCGGGGCTTATACTTACTTTCAACAGGCCTTCCGACTCTCCCCGGCGGATAGCCAGCAGACGGTGGGAGGAACAGCGTTTCAAAGGTTCGCTGAAATCGAAATAATCGCGGTATTTGGCGGCTTCTTCCTCTTTGCCTTTCACCACTTTGGAGGTGATGACGGCTTGTCGGGAAAATTGGTTGCGCAGTTGGTTGCGGGCACGCTCGTCCTCGCTCACTTGTTCGGCTATGATGTCGCGCGCGCCTTTCAGTGCATCCTCTTCGTCTTTCACATCTCCTTTCACAAAAGCGGGGAGACGGCTGTCCAGATGGTTTTCGCGTTGCAATAACAGTAAGGTGGCAAGCGGTTCCAGTCCTTTTTGCCGTGCCGCTTCGGCGCGGGTCTTACGTTTCGGCTTATAGGGCAGATATATGTCTTCCACTTCGGTGGCATCCCAACTTTGTTCAATGCGTTTGCGCAATTCTTCTGTTAGTTTGCCTTGTTCTTCTATGGTAGAAAGAATGGTTTCTTTTCGTTTGGCCAGTTCACACAACTTGTCATTTCTGTCTTTAATTTCGCCTATTTGTACTTCGTCCAGCCCTCCGGTTGCCTCTTTCCGGTATCGGCTTATGAAAGGGATGGTAGCTCCCCCGCCCAGTAGAGATAATGTATTGTCTACTTGATGTACGGAAACCTTCAGGGCTGCGGCAATCATTTTATTGAATAGTTCCATGTTTGTTGTTTTCTTTTGGGGGGCAAAGGTATAAAAAAGGTATGGGTTTATCGTATAAATCGGGTGTATTTCTGCAAAGAAAAAGAGTCGGTCCGATGCGTTTCCAGGGCTCACAAGGCTCAAGGCTCACTTATGCGGTATTTTAAACCTTGGTAGATGTGTAAATGTTTGTTTTACAGATTGTTTACTAAAACAAGACGTGCGGATTGAATATTATTCTTTGGTCTTTGGGAAGTTCAGGATTGTCTTGACTTTGTCTGTCGTTTTATGGAATTTGTGTTTGGTTTGACCAGGCTTGTTTTTTTGCCGGGTTTGATTCATAATAGGCCGGATCAATGGATATGGGGTGCTTCCGGATTTTTCACGATGCCCGGAATGACCAAGTGATGATGTCAATAGAAATTTCTTTTATTTATACATTTTGCTTTCCGGTAAATGTCGGATGTATCCGTGTGTGCCTGGGTGTCATTATATTATTCATTTATTTTTCAGAATATAGTCTTGTTTTCGTCTTTTTATTGTAATAAATTGAAAATCAGTATATGTATGGGTTTCTTGAAGCTTGTTTTGGGCTTAAATACCGCTTAGGTGAGCCTTTGAGCCTTGAGCCTTGGAAGGCCTTGTGAAAAGACCTTGTCATTCCCTTCCAAAGACCTGTTCTTTGTATAAAAAGACCTTGACGTTTTTTTAAAAGAACCTTGTCTTTGACGCCAAACATCAGGACCTTTTTTTTAAATGTCTGGATCTTTTTCAAAAACAACAAGACCTTTTTTCAAAGGGAACGGGTACAAACGGACAGCCGGTCCGTCTCTTTTCCCAGATAGTGTAATAATTATGAAGAAACTGTTTATTTTACTTGTGTGCCTGTTGCCTGTGTTGGCACAAGCTCAAATGGAGACCTCTGTAGCCGGATTCATCCCTTTATCCGGTAGCGGAAGAATAGTATATAATTTCAATCCCGGATGGCGCTTTCATCGTGGAGACATAAAAGGCGCGGAAGCCGTACGTTTTGATGATACATCTTGGCAAGTAGTGTCTGCTCCGCATACTGTGGAACTGATGCCTGCCGAGGCAAGCGGTTGCCGTAACTATCAGGGTGTGGCATGGTACCGGAAACATTTTGTGATTCCTCAAGATATGAAAGGAAAAGAGGTGTCGCTTCATTTTGAGGGAGCTATGGGAAAACAGGTGATTTATTTAAATGGCAAGAGGGTGCAAGAGCACTTGGGAGGATACCTTCCTTTCACTGTGCAACTGACGGAACAGGGGGTACAGCCCGGAGACAGTTGCTTGCTGGCAGTGATGACGGATAATAGTGATGATAAGAATTTTCCTCCGGGAAAACGTCAATATACCTTGGATTTCGCTTATCATGGAGGAATTTACCGGGATGTGTGGATGATAGGAAAATCAAGTGTAGCTATTACAGATGCCTTGGAGGCCGATAAGGTGGCCGGAGGCGGAGTTTTTGTGCATTTTGACAATATAAGCGGGAAAAAAGCGGAAGTGTACGTGGATACGGAAGTGCATAACAGTGGAAAGCAGACGCGTACCGTAGCCGTGGAGACGGTTTTGGCGGATGCCGGCGATGTTCCCGTAAAACGGGTTTCGCAACAGGTGAAGCTGCAAGCAGGGGAATCGAAGACGGTGCGGCAACAGTTTGCAGTTCGCAATCCTAAGTTATGGTCTCCTGACTCACCTTATTTGTATAGGATACAATCTCGTGTCAAAGCCGGACATGAAGTTTTGGATGGGGGAGTGACACGTGTGGGGATCCGCAAAGCGGAATTTAAAGGTAAGGATGGCTTTTGGTTGAAT from Phocaeicola dorei encodes the following:
- the nudC gene encoding NAD(+) diphosphatase gives rise to the protein MEEDIETCGWFVFYKDQLLIEKKNGMYTIPFGTEPPMPVPVGSTIHTIGEIEGHTAKTFSVHAPVPGCENDRHLMMDLRSSYDVLPWEEYNVGGKAFQILNWDKNSRYCPMCGVPTVQISPIAKKCPQCRQEIYPRISPAIIVLIRRGDSILLVHARNFRGTFNGLVAGFLEPGETLEECVYREVLEETGLHIKNLKYFGSQPWPYPSGIMIGFTADYESGNIKLQQEELNAGAFYTKDNLPEIPKKLSLARKLIDAWLEEKNHL
- a CDS encoding fructose-bisphosphatase class III, which produces MNAYNSITPETIQKDMRYLQLLSHSFPTIADASTEIINLEAILNLPKGTEHFLADLHGEYEAFQHVLRNASGAIKRKVNEIFGNTLRENEKKELCTLIYYPEQKLDLVKAVETDLDDWYVITLNQLVRVCQNVSSKYTRSKVRKSLPKEFSYIIQELLHENSMVPNKQAYINVIISTIISTRRADDFIIALCNLIQRLTIDTLHVLGDIFDRGPAPHRIMDILCDYHNFDVQWGNHDILWMGAAAGNDCCMANVLRLAMRYGNLAALEDGYGINLLPLATFAMETYADDPCTLFGPKVEKEDCTYNAKTLRMIGQMHKAISVIQFKLEAEIIRRRPDFEMDDRMLLHRIDFERKTITMPNGKEYELKDSFLPTVNPADPYKLTDEEREIMNKLHRSFVSSEKLKKHIRCLFRYGCMYTVSNSNLLFHASIPLNADGTLKDVSIAGKMYKGKALLEKVGHLIRTAFFAEEDNEDRPFAVDYVWYLWCGKDSPAFDKDKMATFERYFLKEKELHKEVKGHYYSLRNEEKVCDMLLDEFGVIGTHRHIINGHVPVKTIQGENPIKANGKMMVIDGGFSKAYHSETGIAGYTLVYHSRGFQLVQHEPFTSMQKAIEEGQDIKSSTQIVEMSTQRMMVKDTDKGRELVTQINDLKKLLVAYRTGLIKEKSI
- a CDS encoding Tex family protein; translation: MELFNKMIAAALKVSVHQVDNTLSLLGGGATIPFISRYRKEATGGLDEVQIGEIKDRNDKLCELAKRKETILSTIEEQGKLTEELRKRIEQSWDATEVEDIYLPYKPKRKTRAEAARQKGLEPLATLLLLQRENHLDSRLPAFVKGDVKDEEDALKGARDIIAEQVSEDERARNQLRNQFSRQAVITSKVVKGKEEEAAKYRDYFDFSEPLKRCSSHRLLAIRRGESEGLLKVSISPDDEECAGRLEQMYVRGNNECSRQVGEAVRDAYKRLLKPSIETEFSALSKEKADEEAIRVFAGNLRQLLLAPPLGQKRVMGVDPGYRTGCKIVCLDAQGSLLHNETIYPHPPKSEYSQAARSIVKLVEQYQIEAIAIGNGTASRETEQFITSQRYDRELQVFVVSEDGASIYSASKTARDEFPEYDVTVRGAVSIGRRLMDPLAELVKIDAKSIGVGQYQHDVDQTLLKKSLDQTVESCVNLVGVNLNTASRHLLTYISGLGPALAQNIVDYRTENGPFSSRKELLKVPRMGAKAFEQCAGFLRIPQAKNPLDNSAVHPESYPIVEQIAKDLSCTVDELIKSKELRSRIDIKKYVTPTVGLPTLTDIIQELDKPGRDPRQQIQVFEFDKNVKTIEDLTEGMELPGIVNNITNFGCFVDIGIKEKGLVHVSQLADKFVSDPTTVVSIHQHVRVKVMSIDLERKRIQLTMKGLNQ
- a CDS encoding putative transporter, with translation MEWLNSLFFEHTPLQAVVILSIIIAVGLGLGKIHLFGISLGVTFVFFAGILAGHLGFSIDSNMLNYAESFGLVLFVYELGLQVGPGFFSSFRKGGVQLNMLGMGVILTGTVMTVLFSKLGDIPMSDMVGILCGATTNTPALGAAQQTLKQMGEPASGAALSCAVTYPLGVVGVILAMLLVRKLFVRPSDIDIHEHEDTNQTFIATFKVHNPAIFNKSIKEVALLSYPKFVISRLWREGTVSIPTSEKILKENDRLLVITTEKDAPSLTILFGEQESQDWNKEDIDWNAIDSQLISKHIVISRPEINGKKLGSLRLRNSYGINISRVMRSGVQLLATPGLILQLGDRLTVVGEAKAIENVEKVLGNAVKTLKDPNLAAIFIGIVLGLILGSIPIAIPGISTPVKLGLAGGPIVVGILIGCFGPRFHLITYTTRSANLMLRGIGLSLYLACLGLDAGAHFFETVMRPEGAIWIAIGFAITFIPVVIMALVALRMTRLDFGSTCGMLCGSMANPMALNYANDTLPGDNPAVSYATVYPLSMFSRVIIAQLILMFFI